From the Penaeus monodon isolate SGIC_2016 chromosome 3, NSTDA_Pmon_1, whole genome shotgun sequence genome, the window ACCAAATGCGATAACACTATGacgatattaaaattatttaacatataattaGCCTCTTTGTAAGCATTTCAAGACGGGACGAATGAGATGGGACCACAGGTAATCGTAAATCGCAATTTTCTAACaccaaaaatgtatttaaaaaaagaaaaaaaacaatgaaaagaaaagaaaagaaaaaaatatatatacatacatacatatatatacatacatacacgctagGCAGATACGATGTTTGAAAGGAACTCCAGGGTAACCATAACAGTTGTAGTTGATTGGAGCACTAACACATGACTAATAACCCCTTGGTACTGCATACACATCGACACACTTGGCTAGAACAACAAATAGCATTCATGAAGTAACTGTGAGTAAACCAAGCTGGCTGTGAAGTCCCGTAGAAATTGGCTGTTTTCTATATGAAGCAACTCGGAACGTTAAGAAATTCGACAACGCGTTACTGAATGACGCCCTTAAGTGTTTTCTTAAAAACAATTTGAGTTCTTAATTATTACAGGGTATGGACACTACTTAGTCTGGTAGAGACCAAGAGATCAATGACTGGATAATGCTTTCTCAAAGTAGGAAAGTTTTGACTACAAACGGTATTGAAATAGATTTTCCGCTATCGATGTCGTTGGCTTTATTCCCGTCggcttattgatattattgagaATGTGCAGCTTTCGGCAAAATATAGTTacaaatgcagacacacacacacacacacacacacacacacacacacacacacacacacacacacacacacacacacacacacacacgtgtaaggtTACAACGGGACACGCCAAACTAGTCTGGGGTCGCCCAGGCGTAAGTTAATTTACGCTATGCGCATCCCAGCCCAAAGTTAGTTAATTCTTCAGCCGTTTCCTCAACGGTGATTCCTGTCAAATGCTGGGGCTTCATCTTCTGTGCGCAAGAAGATAACCCGGCATCTTGATACCTAAGAACCATATATGTacggtatatatagagagaggtctatgtatatatacgtactttTGTGTGTGCAAAGGTacctacatacgcacatacacacacactgtaaaagcctatcatccttagtacaatggtgaacagagggtagttatacttgttaacggctagactctttatttctgagagttgacaccacgcagtataaaaacacacaacacatgtctagttataatcgggccgcgcggaggtcacggtcagctgccggagagagggcggagctgaccttagtgcggtggtagcttagcacgaactcccggtcaaacgaggtcagatataaaatgtgacctccgccctcgctgagcgggtggttcttatttgggacatttggatccacgtggaaaacagccacgtggtccactggtaatagaaatagaattatcacatcctgtaacagaaatagaattatccatacttatattgctcggccacctactcgcgcctcgccctcgaggcgcctcaagggtgacctaacttggctggtcgtctcgttctcgtgcgtcgtcctggtgccttttcgtggcttctcgtccctgtcgtcctatcctctggtcctctgtgtaaactgtccgtcctcgttcacacgtcctcgaaagtctcgcaaaaggtcctccttgacttcggattcgtcttgactcctcgtagtcctggcccaggcctaactcggcggcgtcctcgtccacacgtctcacagatctcgtccaggtccttctcgcgtccacacgtcctcctaatcttcatccggatctacggtgtcagggcaggggcggcatctcggggctgctgatacctgcgctacgagctcctggagttgaccggatctgcaggcgtccgctaggcgtcgcctatgcacagcattctggggcgactggtacctttctgacgaaaatcttggtccgtgggcctatggcgatctcgatgacgtccttctcacagcatcctaagggtcctccctcggtgccgtgtcggtccgactgcaatataaagtcggggagccagatcatacacgtaagggccagagtaagagaaaaagaaaggcaacagagaagatggggtgggtaattaccactagccggttattcataacaatggacggttttaatgttggtttttaactattttcgtctttttttttcattttgtgtttatttcacaaaggtaaagaagaaaatagaagagggagatgtcagtagcggtccgcatagacctattgaactaccaaccatctctgatagatatgagaatagatcaggaacgacatcggcgatccgcgaagatctatttgaaccatagtcgtcacacagataagaattagatgtaacttgtacacagacagcgacagacaaaattgcgggctaaagagataaatctttacgccggcactaagacaatgaaaaggtcagtgtcttttatcctgtgtgtgtgagtgagctgaatgtgtgtgtgtatgcgtgtgtgagtgacagctatcgttaatgagagggaaggcgagtgactcACACaggagaatgaatcataaacacgaaaataacgttcactataacaaaactgaagtaaattagcaatgctagctatttaagattatttcaactaccacattgaattcaacatatatgatatgcgacagaatgtagcatgaatgaatggtgacatgaaaaaatattcgccaattttttatcaagcaatcttctcggggtcagaaatctgaactgccgaggtacatgtctagctttgcacgtcagacttcataaaactcaataacggggggatcctatacccaaatgcgtatatgactgaagcgactcgagcaggaatataataacctgctctcttctgcgtatctgtaatgggcgctcgcaaaattcccgaaggatatatgaatttttacgaatcacacaacgctggggggtacccaaaacatgcaagcgacttcaagagggtgagaaaggtgtgattaataagcgaataatgattctagcttaaaccctagtcctacattaattaacggacgtaacgcgggtcacaccgactcaaaggagccgaacgaacgaataacttcggttattgcacctactctcgaacgacggagcgcagatctattaggcgttacgcaaccccggggcaatatcgggcaatcctgtgcactatgatatggggaagatcctacgctatatccaaataatacaattttgttacctgcttcgctctagcgccgatagaacgtgtcaccaaaagcaatgtaacaatgatatgcttgcttccaaattagagggaaccaagtggtcatctgcccttacccacgccgccacccaccgggaaaggagaaagtgaagtcaggtcaagacaggaaaataacctttttctaatccaaagtgaccgcaaagaaagaaaaggtacggtcggtcggggggcgagggttagaacgagataaaatgaaatgatattcgtgataagataaaatcacgaacgcgttaaattcgttgcagatgaaacaatataaatctcaaaaacgagagaaaatattaattactttactaacgaacgatattcatgttattgatcacataccgatcgcacggaaatacgatctgaggtggaagaatagtggagaacgtgccatttgctgtcattagcaccttttaacccaacaaaaacacgctttaaacacatgtatgggagaaggaagggaaaagaaataagaaaaaggggcccaaacgtgtacttacgtgttttttttcgacatgtcttgtagcggtcgagcggattttcttcgggggtggtgtgttcctgttgcatgccaaaaggatgtaacggccctcgctgccaccactttgtgtaaaaggctatgcgtactcttagtacaatggtgaacagagggtagttatacttgttaacggctagactctttatttctgagaagttgacaccacgcagtataaaacacacaacacatgtctagttataatcgggccgcgcggaggtcacggtcagctgcccggagagagggcggagctgaccttagtgcggtggtagcttagcacgaactcccggtcaaacgaggtcagatataaaatgtgacctccgccctcgtgagcgggtggttcttatttgggacatttggatccacgtggaaaacagccacgtggtccactggtaatgaaatagaattatccacatcctgtaacagaatagaattatccacatcttatacacacacacctaaacagactgagggaagatgaagataaaaacaaaagcaaaatattgaggggaaaaaatgcatgTGCATCAATTATGATGCAAGGTTTCTTTGCAATCTGTGATCGGGAAGACATCTGCCTTTTGCTATATATGCAAGATCATGGTCATTTCACaggtatatgataaataatatctataccaTCTACTGGGAAATCTATGACGTTCTATGTTTGGGTGAATAAGCCAACAATGCTTTGTATGACATTAAACTATTGCTTCCATTTTAATTCGAATAAAGTTATCTACAACTACAACAGGGTGGATGCTGCCAATTACCAATGAAGTTGATGTCTTTAAGGTAGAAGAATCTTTGTGTGATTTTGTACGTGTTTGCTCATGCGTGTATGGTATGAATGCCTACAagtactgatatatgtatattgcatatattaaatattaacaggcattatgcacacacacatacacacacacgcatatatctatatatatatatatatatatatatatataatatatatatatatatatataatatatatatatctgtgtgtgtgtgtgtgtgtgtgtgtgtgtagatgtgtaaacacagatagatggaaagatataaacagatatacatatatgtgtatgtatgtatgaatatatataaatgtgtatatatacataggtatacctatctatatctgtatgtgtagatttagatagatatacatatctatatttatgtatatacatatgtgtgtgtgtgtatacacacatgtatacatatttaatgtatacacatacacacatctatatgtatatacatgtgagtgtttGTAAACCGTCTTgctcagtggttcttaacctgttTAAAGTCACGGACCTTTAAGAATCGGACGAAAGCTATGGACCCCCTTCCCAACTCTGCATGCAGTAGTATATGTagtttatttcttaatatttgaTTGTCTTATGCATATAGGAAGTGCACAAAGCATTGTGAATCTTTAGattaaacaatttaaaaacacTCATGCAAAAAGTATAGTGACCCCAAGTTAAGAACCCTGTTCTTTTAATGTCTATTTTACCATGAACTGAACTATCACCTTATTAACCACACTAGCTGTCTTTTGGGATGCCAGTCAGGTTAGTTTCATCTATATACTTCAAGTGGGGCGAGTTATTTTCTTTTGGTTGTAACGTGTGCTGAAATATCCACAGTGTAAATGATTTTTGTTGGGCACCAATATCAGTCGTGTTATGTTTAACAAACACGATTCGCATGCTTCCCTCAGCTCTTTGATTTTAGCTCGCATGTTCCCGCAGCTCTTTGATTTAGTTGGGTACATTCCGCCAGCTNNNNNNNNNNNNNNNNNNNNNNNNNNNNNNNNNNNNNNNNNNNNNNNNNNNNNNNNNNNNNNNNNNNNNNNNNNNNNNNNNNNNNNNNNNNNNNNNNNNNTCATTtcgtagatatgcatacacaccgaTGGCGATATCGTAATTGAGACGGCCTGGAATTCATACCTTGCATAAATATGGGCATTAATAACAGTTCTTTTTATgtgtactcacacgcacacatatgcacatatatttatatgtatatatattatatatatatataatatatatatatatatattatataatatatatatatatatatatatatatatacataataatacatttatatatagtatatttatatatatatatatacatatatatatatatacatatatacatatatatatatatatatatatatatattatatatataattgagacgGCCTGGAATTCATACCTTGCATAAATATGGGCATTAATAACCGTTCTTTTTATgtgtactcacacgcacacatatgcacatatatttatatgtataattatatatatatatatatatatatatatatatatatatatatatatatatatatatataattatatatatatatatatatatataataatataaatgatatgtatatgcatatatatatatatatatatatatatatatatatatatatatatatatatatatatatatatatatacacacaatacacatatatacatatatataatatacttatatatatatatatcatcatcatcctcaaggggctaacaccaacaggggcacatggccgcaaccacccttcgcttccagccacgtggGTCCCTgtcggtccatctctaattcctcgtgataggtctcgtcgagctgctcaagtcatgacctcctgggtcgtcccacaggcctcctccacccagaaatgtcttgcaaagagacaacctgatggtcagggtcatccacagggaaacgagctaggtgcccatatagcctgagttggcgatcccggattatgcaagtaacaggtcccatgccagtctcacggtgcagccgtcggttggtCATATGTTCCTGCCAACTGAACCACATGATCCAGCAAagtgacttgttacaaaaggcatcaagacgagactccaaggcactagatagcatccaggtttcgcttcagtAGAACAAAACTGGaactatcaaggccttgaagacatctagcttggtccttctgcattggtACCGACAGCTCCATGGCTCCTGTTGTCAGACCAatgcgtctactgacttcttggtctggcagcccagagatatggattacgcTACCACGGTATgcaaagttctctgtgacttcaacgtcctcaccgctaGCAtggactgaacaggttcccctaacaggcccccaattatatacatatatacatatgtatatgtatgtatgtgtatatatatatgtatatatacatatatatatatatatatatatatatatatatatatatatatatatatatatatacatatatatatatatatatatatatatatatatatatatatatatatatgtgtgtgtgtgtgtgtgtgtgtgtgtgtgtgtatatgaacaaatgaatagataaaatatatatgtatgtatgtatacataacttTCAAATCATGGAATTAACTTAAGTTGATTTGATACATACGTATAATTTATCTACTGGAAGATTATCATCCTTTTAAGTAAATATACAAGCGACAATCTATAAATATGACATTCTAAAAATGTGGGCAAGGCAGTGGTTCTTATTTCCAGATACCTGTAGGTATCAAGGAAACTTTTCATAATTTAGGAAAGGAGAAACAAGCGAGTACCGTACCAGCTTTAGCAACGTTCATAGCGTCATTGATTATCTGGGCTCTGTTGATGGGGGAAATAACCCGGTGGTCCTTCTTCAACTGCTGGATAATAAGATTCCAGTTGTGGTCGTCGTAGTTGACTCTGTAGTAGCCTGTCTCCTGCAGGTTGAAGATGACCCACTGGTCTGTGGGTGGAAGGGATAAGACGATGATGTAATCCTCAGAGTCCTTCATCCATAACTTGGCTTGAGTCTGGTTAAAGTTGGCCTCACTCTGGGTCGTGTAAGTCAGCGGCACCCACCACTTGTAAGCCGTGCTGTTGGAAGAGTTTGTGCTCCTTTCTACAAGGAAACGTTCCTGCAAATAAGAGTGATATAGATTTAACGAAGGTAAATAATGATTTGTTACATGGTACGTTtctattttttgcaaaataagtACAAGCCCACCTGTGTCAAAATGGCGGAGGTTCCATCCAGGCTTCTTTTAACGTGGATGACAGGGTAGCCCTTCTGCAGCGTCCACGTGTCCATGATCATCTTAACAGTCATGTCCTGGGGTAGAATGCCATCCTCGTGAGCCGCCAGTGTTAAATATTTCCACAAGTCATCTTGCACTGCATTCTTGTATGCACTGAATGAAGTTGAAAAAGAGctctatgaaaaaaaatgtaaatttgatTCTTATTATTTAGCATTAGTTGAAAAATAACAAAGCTAAGATAATCACTACatcattcatttcttttaaaaatcacaGACACGCATTTATTAGTCATGCATAATTACAGTGCTTTCAGGTAGTTGGTCAGCCCCTTCCTAAATGTTGCTTCAGTGAGGTAATGGGTCATCATCCTGATGATAGACGCTCCTGAGAAGTGTTGAGAGAATATACATTCAATATTTACCCATATGgatgaaaattcttttttcttatcaaaataccgaaacgaagaaaaagaaaataatggataaGTACTGACCCTTTTGATAGGATATACCATCAAAGACTTCGGCGATTTCGTCAGGGTGATTGACACTAACGCTGATCTTGTGTGATGACTCCAGACTGTCAAGACTGAACACACCATGAATTCCTTGGATGATTGATGTTTCCAGTACTTTCCATGTTGGCTCTGCCTATTGAACAGAGAATAGAAATATTATTCACTGTGATCTGTGATACTAATCTCAAACATTACAAATTGTATCAATTAAGATATGGATTAAGACATGAAAACTTCAAATAACTCACATGATCCACACCAAGGAAACTTATATAGGTAGCAAATCCTTCGTTAAGCCAGAGGTCGTCCCACCACATGGGAGTAACCAGGTTCCCAAACCACTGATGAGCCAATTCATGGGATATTGTCTCAGTCACAGATGCTCTTGATTCTGGGGTTGACACTTCCGGAATGTACATGAGGTACTGTTCTCTGTTTGGATTAATAGGCAAATTAATTCTGTCACTACAAGTATTTGTTGAGTCACACAAAATTTCTGTATGGCCACATCAAATAGTCCATTGTGTTTTTTCAGCTCCAGTGATTTACAATGCAGTTGTTATTCATTCAATCAAGGTTGTTAATTTGGGTAGATTGTGGGTCTCACTAGCTAAGAAATGCCCGTGGCCTCAATTGCCGATTTTATCGGCTTTTGGTTTGAAAATTACAGCCATGTGTTTTCTATtcgtttgtattaatattatgtacAGATAACCatgtttttcttcaatttttttttttttttgtgtgtgtgtgaagtatattGTAGATATAATGCTTACAATGCGTTTTCACTGATAACAGAAATTTATAATAAGtacaccattattatttattgtcttgcatagaaaacagaaaatgcaGAGGATCAAAGACTATATCTTGGCTCAGAGAATCTGTGCACAAAAATGCACCAAGAGGAGATATTGCAATATTCTCTcgaaataatgcaaataaaaagtcAAATTGATATCGTCATAAAACTGTTAAGACTTTAAAATTGCTTTTATTTGATTAATGCCCGCAGAATGCTAAAACTCTCATTTTTGCTGAATTCCATGAGTCCATATTTTCGTCACAAAACAGAATATTCTATTAATGCCAAACATCTAGATTATATCCACTGCATTTACCTGTAAGTAATGAGACCCCAGTTTTCCATGGCTCCTGCAGAGAAGTCGGGTAATGCAACCATATCCATCTTCGGGAGAGGAAAAGGCACGTTGAAATACTTTTCAAAAAAGCTCAGGATCTTGGGGCCAATCTTCATTGCATACTCTGCCTGATCTATGACCTCTCGTCGCGCCCACACTATGGGAGAGAATTTCCAGGAAAGAATGTTATAAACCTCATACTTATTCGCACATACTTGCTATTCCATATGGTAAACCCTCATCTACTGATAAGGCGAAAGGTCAAGAATCGAAGATCACACAATCATCATATAATTCCCTGGAGTGATATATTTAATTCACAGGATCAATACAACTCAAAATCTCGTTTCTTTCACCGGAATAAGAGCATGAAGGTTTCTCTTAGACATATGTCTCTCATAAGTCCTATTAATATTTGGTGTTTACTATGAGTTCCCTTATTACCTCGAAGTACCACGTTGTCATTCACTGTGGTGTTGATTTGAACAAAATCCGACACAACGAAGGCGACGAGGTAAGTGGACATGGGAACACTCTTCTCGTAACGGTCCCACACCCAGCCCTCTTGCCCGACGCTGTGCATTTAAAAATATGACTCAATAAAAGCATATCAGTGAAAGTTATATGACAAAGCCCAAATTGACCATTCATTGACATGGATTTTATTTCCATTCTACTCACACAGGCATAGTTTCGGCAATGGGCATGTTGGAGAGGGTCGTCATCCAAGATTCCCTTGCGAGGTGAATTTCAAAGATCGCCTTCAGGGCAGGCTCATCGAAGCAAGGGAAGGCTCTGCGGGCATCAGTGACCTGGAACTGTGTCACAGCAACGTTCCTGGAAAATTTTTATAGTGAGTACACAACTATTATGTATCAGAGTGTTATAAGTAGTATGGAATAATGACCTTATTCACCTGGCATTGCCGTCAGCATCCATGTAGGTCGACCTGTAGAACCCATGCAGCTTATCATTGAGATAACCAAGGAACTCCATGGAGAGAATGTACTTCCTTCCCTTCTGCAGCTCTTTCGTCAGATGGGCGATATAAAACTGACGACTATGATCGTACTCATGCTTCATGATCCTTACACCTTGGCCTGTCGCTTGACCAGGAGTATACACCTGAAACAGAAGAGGAGATGCAATGATTTCCAAATATTAGGTCATGCTGAAATGCGCTAAATCTCCATCATGTGTTAAATATTGCTCAGCAACGATCGGCACAAATACCTACCTTTATTGTGTCGTTTTTAGTGATGATGTCGGCCATGTGGAGCGTGATTTTCGAGGTCGGTTCCagcacctccatctccacctccatgtAGCCGAAGATGCTAAAGTTGCCATTGATAAAGGGTTGGAGTTTGACCAGGTAATGGAGTGGTTTCAGGGAGCTAGGCAATCGTATGCCCAAGTCATCAGCTTCATCTCTTGTAGTTAGTAGTACATCGGTCTGTTGTCAATGAATATATGATTACTAGATGTACAGCAACACCAGCATACATTCCATTCAGAAATCCATGGAAGAAAGATATGAAAGCCAACAGAGTTCATAGTGTGAAATGGCATAAACTTTTCTGAATAAATATATCACGACACACACAGTACTTTTGTACAGATTCAGATTTGATAATGAAGACAACAGTG encodes:
- the LOC119593583 gene encoding aminopeptidase N-like, translated to MLLFALLILSHTTQGLPNADDVTIPPWASTESQPTTTDVLLTTRDEADDLGIRLPSSLKPLHYLVKLQPFINGNFSIFGYMEVEMEVLEPTSKITLHMADIITKNDTIKVYTPGQATGQGVRIMKHEYDHSRQFYIAHLTKELQKGRKYILSMEFLGYLNDKLHGFYRSTYMDADGNARNVAVTQFQVTDARRAFPCFDEPALKAIFEIHLARESWMTTLSNMPIAETMPVVGQEGWVWDRYEKSVPMSTYLVAFVVSDFVQINTTVNDNVVLRVWARREVIDQAEYAMKIGPKILSFFEKYFNVPFPLPKMDMVALPDFSAGAMENWGLITYREQYLMYIPEVSTPESRASVTETISHELAHQWFGNLVTPMWWDDLWLNEGFATYISFLGVDHAEPTWKVLETSIIQGIHGVFSLDSLESSHKISVSVNHPDEIAEVFDGISYQKGASIIRMMTHYLTEATFRKGLTNYLKALAYKNAVQDDLWKYLTLAAHEDGILPQDMTVKMIMDTWTLQKGYPVIHVKRSLDGTSAILTQERFLVERSTNSSNSTAYKWWVPLTYTTQSEANFNQTQAKLWMKDSEDYIIVLSLPPTDQWVIFNLQETGYYRVNYDDHNWNLIIQQLKKDHRVISPINRAQIINDAMNVAKAGRLNYDIAIGVYAYLRNEEEYLPWATGVSELTYIERMFKRTSGYDALKRYLLDLVLALYEAVGFDDKIEDPYLEQKKRKIAVNWACKLGHKDCLGKALTLYRQWMGNADNTSLISPNLKWTVYCRAIEEGGEAEWDFAWDQYLRTNVASEKNLLLAAMACTKEAWILSRYLEMAINPVSGIRLQDVGNVLHSISYNDVGRSLVWNYLKLNWNDIYTFKKRRRGELMESITYNFNTKQQLQEVQSFLRSSKVSLEGNQKNVQQIEEKIRNNIAWMDANYDVIVQWLEENGYSSKLRIT